In the Blattabacterium sp. (Blattella germanica) str. Bge genome, GCGATATGCTTTTTTATTTTTATTATCTATAGATATTCCAATTATTCTACCAGGAATAAAACGTTTATATTTTTCATGAGTGGAAAAAAAAGCAGCGTGAGGCCCTCCATATCCCATAGGAACACCAAAAGATTGGCTGGATCCCACAACAACATCAGCCCCCCATTCTCCAGGAGGTTTTAACAAGGATAGAGACAAAATATCTGCAGAAACAATTACTGATATATTATTTTTTTTGTCATATTCAATTGTTTCACTATAATCATATATTTCTCCTAAACAAGTAGGATAAGATATCATCAATCCAAATATTTTTTTTCCATTATATTTTCCTTTCAACAAATTTTTATGAGTGTCTATTATAATCTGGATCCCTAAACCAAAACATCTTGTTTTTAAAACTGAAAAAGTTTGTGGGAGGATTTCATCTGAAACAAAAAAGCAATAATGATTATCAATCTGTTTTTTTTTGATTTTTTCTTGATAAATCATAAACATTGCATCTGCGGACGCCGTAGATTCATCTAACATAGATGCATTACTTATTTTCATTCCAGTAAGATCTGAAATCATTGTCTGAAAATTGATCAAAGCTTCTAAACGTCCTTGAGATATTTCGGATTGATAAGGTGTGTAAGGAGTATACCAACTTGGGTTTTCTAAAATATTTCTTTGAATAACGCTTGGAGTAATGGTATTTTTATACCCTAATCCTATATAGGAACGGTAAATTTTATTTTTTTTACTTATTTTATAAATGTGATTTAAATATTGATATTCAGAAATAGAATTGGGGAGATTTAATTTTCTTTTCAAACGTATTTCTTTAGGTATAGTTTTTTTTATAAAATTCTTAATAGAGGAACATTGCAATTCTTTCAACATATCGTTAATTTCATTACAAGACGGTCCTATATGTCTATAATAGAATTTTTTTCTTCTAATGTAATCCTCTTTCATAAAAATAGAAATTGTGTTTATCTTTAAAGATTACAAATTTAGGCAAATATTTAAGCTTACCTAAAATCAACATAGAAGAACATGAAAGTTACTATTATTGGAGCAGGGAACGTAGGATCTTCTTGTGCTAGTTTGTTAGCTCAAAAAGATATAGTTAGAAAAATTGTTTTATTAGATATTAGAGAAAAATTTTCTGAAGGGAAAAGTTTGGACATCTCTCAAATGCTTCCTATTGTAGGATCCAATACTCAAGTGATTGGAATAACTAATGATTATTCAAAATCAGAAAATTCTGAAATAATTGTTATTACTTGTGGCGTTCCTAGAAAACCTGGAATGAGTCGTGATGATCTTGTTCAGATTAATGCAAAAATTATTCGTTCTGTCACGAAAGAATCTATTTTTTTTTCTCCAAAAGCAAAATTTATTATTGTATCAAATCCATTAGATGTAATGGCATACGTCACTTATATGACTGCTAAAATTGATTCTTCTCGTGTTATAGGAATGGCAGGCGTATTAGATTCTACAAGATATCGTTTTTTCTTATCAAAAAAATTAAAATTATCACCTAACGATATTCAATCTTTATTATTAGGAGGACATGGGGATACTATGGTCCCTTTATATAGATACACTTC is a window encoding:
- the mdh gene encoding malate dehydrogenase; translated protein: MKVTIIGAGNVGSSCASLLAQKDIVRKIVLLDIREKFSEGKSLDISQMLPIVGSNTQVIGITNDYSKSENSEIIVITCGVPRKPGMSRDDLVQINAKIIRSVTKESIFFSPKAKFIIVSNPLDVMAYVTYMTAKIDSSRVIGMAGVLDSTRYRFFLSKKLKLSPNDIQSLLLGGHGDTMVPLYRYTSISGIPIQEFISEEENNVIVEKTKKGGEEIVNLLGTSAWMAPSASVVQMVEAILKDSKRIFSCSAFLKGEYNLKNIYLGVPVILGKSGIEKIIELQLNKKEKDLLIQSANHIKIMIDKIKNF